A region of Oxyura jamaicensis isolate SHBP4307 breed ruddy duck chromosome 5, BPBGC_Ojam_1.0, whole genome shotgun sequence DNA encodes the following proteins:
- the ANKRD9 gene encoding ankyrin repeat domain-containing protein 9 isoform X1 — translation MPWSVRWVGGGGTQSQKQCKKSSFAFYQAVRDLLPVWFLEDMRTMEVFHWEDGGKVSLYSPSEALLYALVHDHQPYARHLLTKFPQSALAVPSQSFSCCQASAPHLAMAVRYNRVRILFRILKAVQGFPPGDRAGHLDRRGCSRVEGGKTALHVACELVRPECLLLLLGHGASPCLSDSAGNTPLDTLLQQLSQAPAVNVRAKLLCLDCLFLFVPQDVPFAMKQQLLDNRQRWQDLLGESRYQCLVGLAPPSLFVGAMRVLIRTISPEHFPEALDDLPLPHFLKPLDLKLES, via the coding sequence ATGCCCTGGAGCGTCCGGTGGGTTGGCGGCGGCGGCACCCAATCGCAGAAGCAGTGCAAGAAATCCTCCTTCGCCTTCTACCAGGCGGTGAGGGACCTGCTGCCCGTCTGGTTCCTGGAGGACATGCGGACCATGGAGGTCTTCCACTGGGAGGACGGCGGCAAGGTGAGCCTCTACTCGCCCTCCGAGGCGCTGCTCTACGCCCTGGTGCACGACCACCAGCCCTACGCCCGGCACCTGCTGACTAAGTTCCCGCAGAGCGCCCTGGCCGTGCCCAGCCAAagcttcagctgctgccaggcctCGGCCCCGCACCTGGCCATGGCCGTGCGCTACAACCGGGTCCGCATCCTTTTCCGCATCCTCAAGGCCGTGCAGGGCTTCCCGCCAGGCGACAGGGCTGGCCACCTGGACCGCCGGGGCTGCAGCCGGGTGGAGGGCGGCAAGACGGCTCTGCACGTGGCCTGCGAGCTGGTGCGCCCCgagtgcctgctgctgctgctggggcacggCGCCTCGCCCTGCCTGTCCGACAGTGCCGGGAACACCCCACTCGAcaccttgctgcagcagctgtcccAGGCGCCGGCGGTCAACGTGCGTGCCAAGCTCCTCTGCCTCGACTGCCTCTTCCTCTTCGTGCCTCAGGACGTGCCATTCGccatgaagcagcagctgctggacaACCGGCAGCGCTGGCAGGACCTCTTAGGGGAGAGCAGGTACCAGTGCCTGGTGGGCTTGGCTCCCCCGTCGCTGTTTGTCGGAGCCATGCGTGTCTTGATCAGGACCATTTCTCCCGAGCACTTCCCCGAGGCTCTGGACGATCTGCCCCTGCCACATTTCCTGAAGCCTTTGGACTTGAAGCTGGAGAGCTAG
- the ANKRD9 gene encoding ankyrin repeat domain-containing protein 9 isoform X2, whose translation MSTRGGRGGGQWAAAGQFPGPDRPPRRGGEPRGGGSANKGPRRRRAALRSRRPSAATGSGTERPGPCRCCPWSPVWEEAPVGPRPPAMPWSVRWVGGGGTQSQKQCKKSSFAFYQAVRDLLPVWFLEDMRTMEVFHWEDGGKVSLYSPSEALLYALVHDHQPYARHLLTKFPQSALAVPSQSFSCCQASAPHLAMAVRYNRVRILFRILKAVQGFPPGDRAGHLDRRGCSRVEGGKTALHVACELVRPECLLLLLGHGASPCLSDSAGNTPLDTLLQQLSQAPAVNVRAKLLCLDCLFLFVPQDVPFAMKQQLLDNRQRWQDLLGESRYQCLVGLAPPSLFVGAMRVLIRTISPEHFPEALDDLPLPHFLKPLDLKLES comes from the exons ATGAGCACCCGGGGCGGTCGTGGCGGCGGCCAATGGGCGGCGGCTGGACAGTTCCCCGGTCCTGACCGACCTccgcggcgggggggggagccgcgggggggggggagtgcgAATAAAGGGCCCCGGCGGCGCCGCGCCGCGCTCCGCTCCCGCCGCCCCTCCGCCGCCACGGGCAGCGGCACCGAGCGGCCAG GTCCCTGCCGATGCTGCCCCTGGTCTCCGGTGTGGGAGGAAGCCCCCGTCGGACCCCGGCCGCCCGCCATGCCCTGGAGCGTCCGGTGGGTTGGCGGCGGCGGCACCCAATCGCAGAAGCAGTGCAAGAAATCCTCCTTCGCCTTCTACCAGGCGGTGAGGGACCTGCTGCCCGTCTGGTTCCTGGAGGACATGCGGACCATGGAGGTCTTCCACTGGGAGGACGGCGGCAAGGTGAGCCTCTACTCGCCCTCCGAGGCGCTGCTCTACGCCCTGGTGCACGACCACCAGCCCTACGCCCGGCACCTGCTGACTAAGTTCCCGCAGAGCGCCCTGGCCGTGCCCAGCCAAagcttcagctgctgccaggcctCGGCCCCGCACCTGGCCATGGCCGTGCGCTACAACCGGGTCCGCATCCTTTTCCGCATCCTCAAGGCCGTGCAGGGCTTCCCGCCAGGCGACAGGGCTGGCCACCTGGACCGCCGGGGCTGCAGCCGGGTGGAGGGCGGCAAGACGGCTCTGCACGTGGCCTGCGAGCTGGTGCGCCCCgagtgcctgctgctgctgctggggcacggCGCCTCGCCCTGCCTGTCCGACAGTGCCGGGAACACCCCACTCGAcaccttgctgcagcagctgtcccAGGCGCCGGCGGTCAACGTGCGTGCCAAGCTCCTCTGCCTCGACTGCCTCTTCCTCTTCGTGCCTCAGGACGTGCCATTCGccatgaagcagcagctgctggacaACCGGCAGCGCTGGCAGGACCTCTTAGGGGAGAGCAGGTACCAGTGCCTGGTGGGCTTGGCTCCCCCGTCGCTGTTTGTCGGAGCCATGCGTGTCTTGATCAGGACCATTTCTCCCGAGCACTTCCCCGAGGCTCTGGACGATCTGCCCCTGCCACATTTCCTGAAGCCTTTGGACTTGAAGCTGGAGAGCTAG